gtcgggaagatcccgctgaaggagggcctggcaacccactcccgtgttcttgcctggagaatcccatggacagaggagcctggtgggctgcagtccgggGGGTCCCAAACACTCAGGCGTGGCTTAGTAACTACAGCGACAGAGACGTCTCCACTGGGAGAAAGGGGCAGGAAGGACAGATGGGACAGAGGGTAGGGGACAAAGACGATTTGACAGAGGTGGGTGGCAGTGATCCCCAACGCCGATCTTTGTTTGCAAGACCTGAGACGAATTGCTTAAGTGGGCGTGGAGTTGGGAAAAGGGGCGTTTCTTGATTCCTGAGGTCACGTCTTGCAGATCTTGCAGCCGTGAAGCCAGACGCCAGTCTAAATGTGAAGTTTGACCCACAGACGACGAAGCTGACTTGGGACTGCAAAGAAAACACTACCTATGGGGAATGTGTGCTGATTCACAAAGAGAAGGGGCTGATTAAGAAAAAGGTAATGTGGCTTggggatgagtttgagcaaagtccgggagacggtgaaggacaagggaggcccggcgtggctgcggtccatggggtcacgaagagtcggacgtcAGTGAGCCACTGAGCTACAACAACGAGGTCGATTGCACGGGCCCCGTTGCTGTCCTTTGTAGACctctcccactccagtactcttgcctagaaactcccatggacggaggagcctggtgtccacagggtcgcgaagagtcggacacgactgagcgacttcatttctcACCAAGCATGAGAGAGTGACCTGGGGATACGTCAAGAAAGTCATGGTTCGAGCTGCACCAGGGAAGTGACCCTCGTGCCCAGTATGTGTTCAGTAGGCTGACTGCCTCAGGGAGCCACGTTCTTCTTGCTCAGTTGGTCCCCATGCTACACTTGATCCTGAGAAAGAAATAGCATTCGCTCCGCCTGTGGCATGGAATCAAACTAAACAGACCGCCTTGGATACAGTCTAAACAGGACACTCCTGAGGGGATGATGCCTGTGAGATAAGGCAGGAAGAGTCAGTCCCGTAGAAGAGGGTGTGGGGACTTCCATGCTGGTGAAGACTTTGCGCTTCCAGTAGAGGGGGTTGTGGGTTCAGTTCCCGGGTCGGGAAGTAACATTCCCACAGGCTGCACGGTGTTGCCAAAAACACGAGGGGGAGTGTGAGGTTccgaaaaaaaaagtaaagcgaTGAGGGCGCACAGAACAGTCCAGCCTGCATCCCTCGGGAGTTTGTGAGAACTAGAGGCTCCCAGACCTCACCCGGGAATCGTGTAACCAGACTGTCCGTTTTCACAACATCCCTGGTGAGCTCCAGGCGGGTTCAGAGGGAGGTTCAATATGTGTACTTTTAGCCGATTCACACTgttgcagcagaaactaacagaacattgtaaagcaatgtgCTTAtcccttcagtcctgtctgactctctgtgaccccatggactgcagcccaccaggctcctctgtccgtgggattttccgggcaagaacactgaagtgggttgccaggccctcctccagaggatctttgcgacccagggattgaacctgggtctcctgtattccaggcggattctttacccactgagccacctgggaagccgaaaGCCATTATAcgccaattaaaaatatatatatatatttttttcttaaaaaggtgAGCTCTGAACACTGACTTTCTGAACCTTGCTAGCGGGCCTCTTCTCAAAGAAGGTACCTGGGTGAGACTTCACACAGGGAGGTGGATGTCGTGACCAGGGTCAGCGCAGGAGCAAAGACCGAGGAGGACGAGAGGAAAGAAGACAGGTTCTTAACCCACTGGCTGGTTGCATCTCTCCAGGTCAAACACAATGATTGCCAGTGCACATTTCCAGACTGCTCTCTGCACGGGGGAGTCACGCTCACCGTGGAAGTGAGTATCAACCAGAGACGGCTTTCAGAGAGGCTGGTCTACACTAACCCAGGTAGGGAGAGCACGGGGCGGGGTGACCCTTCTGCTCCCCGCGAGCATTCAGACTCCCTTGTCCCACCTTTTTCTGTTTGATGGAGACATACTTGACACACAGGGATTGTGTATGTCTGAGGATTTTTTTGGCTCTGTTTTGTCATTTCGGTGCTTTCCTTTTTGGCCGTTCCTTTGCGGCTTGTGGAATCTGacttccctgaccggggatggaacccaggcccacagcagtggAAGTGTGGCGCCCTAACCAGGGGACCGCCAGGGAGCTCCCACATTTGCTGTTTGGATGCGTGCACGCCTTCCGAAGTGGTGCCAGCTAAGAAACAGCCAAGAAACAGGAATCCAGTTCTTCGAGCTGTTCATGTACCTATTCTCTTGCGTGCGTTTTTgctggttggttgtttttttttgtggtgagaacccTTCAGGGATCTTCTCTCTTCcgttcagttcattcacttcagtcgtgtccgactctttgtgaccccgtggactgcagcacgccaggcttccctgttctttaccaactcctggatcctgctcaaactcatgtccattgactcagtgacgccatccaaccatctcatcctctgtcgtcctctcctcctcccgccttcaatctttcccagcatcggggtcttttccagtgagtctgctcttcgcatcaagtggccaaagcattggagtttcagcttcagcatcagtctttccaatgaatatttaggatggatttcctttaggatggactggttggatctccttgcagtccaagggactctcaagagtcttctccaacaccacagttaaaaagcatccattctttggctctcagccttctttatggtccagctctcacatccatacgtgactactgggaaaaccatagccttgactacatagacctttgttgccaaagtagtgtctctgccttttaatatgctgtctaggttggtcatagctgttcttccaaggagcaagcgtcttttaatttcgtttCTTTTCTCTTAGGGAATTTCAAGCGGACGATACAGTATTGTCAGCTGTATCCGCCAGCGTGGGAGTTAGACCCCTGGAACgtcttcttctgttttttgggGAAGAGTCTGAGAAGCACTGGTATTGATTCTTCTGTGAAGCATGAAGCCATCGGGTCCATCCCTCTTTAAACGCCActgttttctttctgtccctTCCCAGGTAAGGAGGGCACAGCTGCCGAAAACTTCTCCTGTGTTATCTACGACGCGGATTTCATGAACTGCAGCTGGGCCAAGGGCCGAGCGGCTCCCGGCGACGTCCAGTATTTTTTGTACGTGCGATCAAAGTAAGTGTAGACCTCATGTAGACAACCCTGGGAGATGCCGTGAGGAAGGGAACAACTGCCCTGATGGTTCTCTGAACGTTTGGGGACCTGACAGGAAAAGAATCGAGAGGGAATGTCCTCGCTACCTGAAAGAGTCGGGGACCCACGTGGGATGTCACCTCCGAGACCTCTCGGGGTTAACGTCGTACAGTTACTTCCTGGTTAACGGTACCAGCCGAGAAGCAGGAATCCAGTTCTTTGACTCAGTTTTGCTGCTAAAGGAAATAGGTGAGAACAACCACCCGGAATTTAAAACCACTGCTTAGTTAGATGTGATGGAATTTGTGTAGGTATCTGCATGGGAATTCCTGGAAAGGCTGTGATAAATGACCACAGACTGGGAGGCTTAAAACGATGGGAATGGGTTGTCCCAgggctctggaggccagaaatcctGGTCCCTCTTGCAGCGTCTGAAACAACCCCCGCTCCCACGTCTGTCTGCTAGGTCCTGGTGACAGCCAGCAGCCCTTGGCTTATACATGAATTATTGCAACTTCTGAACCTGCTCCCTCCTCCCGGTGAACTCGGGAGCTCCCCTTCGTGTCGGGATGGGAGAAAGGGGTCTCCCCTCCGTGGACCAGGGGAGGCACTCCGCATCAGAGGTGCCACCGGGGGTCTCATTACAGAGCAGTACAACCCACCCGACAATATCAGCGTCCAGTGCAACGCATCCCACTGCCTCATCCAGTGGGAAAAGCCCAGGACGCGGCAGGCACGGTCCAACAGGGAGTTCCAGTACCAGCTGGACGTCCAGAGATGGGTAAGCGGGCTCGGCACCGGGCAGGGCAGTGAGGCTCAGGGAGCCTGGCAGCCAGCCCTGCGGGGCGACGGGAGGAGCTGGGGCACGAGAGGGGGGCGCGGACGGGTGAGCGTCGGGAAGATCCAGGGCCCGGGGGCGCGGAACTGCTGGGTGCCGGGGGAATCCAGGGCCCAGGGGTGCGGAACTGCTGGGCGCCGGGGTAGATTCAGGGCCCGGGGGCACAGAACTGCTGGGTGCCGGGGGAATCCAGGGTGTGCGCCAAGGACCTGGGCACGGTGTGGACAGGGTAAGCCATCTGAAACCTGCTTGGCTAGACCCAGTATAGACACGGCTTTGCGGCTCCAACCCCACATGGCGACCCATCTTAGATGCGAGCCCTCTACTCCAAGGCCATTTGACCCCGGGGTAGACGGGGTGAGCCGTCAAACCCATCTGCTTAGACCCAGTGTGATCAATGAACCTCACTTCCAGCCGATATGGGGACGGATTTTAAACAACAGCCCTCTACTCCAAGTCAGCTGGACCCAGTGTAGACAGGGAGAGaccctctcctcacggccccctggacccagTGTACACACGGAGACGCCCTgtcctcacggccccctggacccagtgtagacacggagacgccctcaCCTCACGGCCCcctgacccagtgtagacacggagacgccctgTCCTCACGGCCCCTTGACCCAGTGTAGACACAGAAACGCCCATTCCTCACGGCCCCCttgacccagtgtagacacggagacgccctct
This Budorcas taxicolor isolate Tak-1 chromosome X, Takin1.1, whole genome shotgun sequence DNA region includes the following protein-coding sequences:
- the CSF2RA gene encoding granulocyte-macrophage colony-stimulating factor receptor subunit alpha encodes the protein MWKPRGRAMGTADLLHRLGSPTSLLAVVFLLSMVLDSAWLLTQEQQDLAAVKPDASLNVKFDPQTTKLTWDCKENTTYGECVLIHKEKGLIKKKVKHNDCQCTFPDCSLHGGVTLTVEVSINQRRLSERLVYTNPGKEGTAAENFSCVIYDADFMNCSWAKGRAAPGDVQYFLYVRSKKRIERECPRYLKESGTHVGCHLRDLSGLTSYSYFLVNGTSREAGIQFFDSVLLLKEIEQYNPPDNISVQCNASHCLIQWEKPRTRQARSNREFQYQLDVQRWRDTSSSRSQLIVVFGDSGNRYNFPKPGSKAKHTVKIRTADARKARWGAWSLPVEFGSEEPESSLVYICVLVVLGTLVCGLTLGCLFKRFLKTHRLFPPVPQIKDKLNDNQQIDHEMLWEKFTHEAGKGDKEEVLTVETVSEAPAKL